In Macrotis lagotis isolate mMagLag1 chromosome 8, bilby.v1.9.chrom.fasta, whole genome shotgun sequence, a single genomic region encodes these proteins:
- the LOC141495582 gene encoding uncharacterized protein LOC141495582: MGPSRGLYDCRDPRTWRAVLAGYPEVVRAKAGEARNLGALDAWYQQELPAALRERREKHLTRDELVKLMAWKLARGKFRPRLQHLVATNPEELVTRCTAAAFSLLPNVEAAITELSKLKAVGPATASAILTAGAPEITAFMADEAVAAVPGLPVLQYTLKHYILYLDKIQACAKRLNQVEASSEWTPHQIEMCLWTWTLAQKLCPTVLPPSCWEAPNAKESAEDVRPSKKRKASIH; encoded by the exons ATGGGCCCGAGCCGGGGGCTGTACGACTGCCGCGACCCCCGCACCTGGAGGGCCGTCCTGGCCGGCTACCCGGAAGTGGTCCGGGCCAAGGCGGGCGAGGCCCGGAACCTCGGCGCCCTGGACGCGTG GTACCAGCAGGAGCTCCCGGCTGCGctgagagagaggagggagaagcaCCTCACTCGGGACGAGCTGGTGAAGCTGATGGCGTGGAAGCTGGCG AGGGGCAAGTTCAGACCAAGACTGCAGCATTTGGTAGCCACCAACCCGGAGGAGCTGGTAACGCGGTGCACTGCAGCAGCCTTCTCCCTACTGCCCAATGTGGAAGCTGCCATCACGGAGCTGAGCAAGCTCAAGGCTGTGGGACCAGCCACTGCCTCTG CTATCCTGACAGCAGGTGCTCCAGAGATAACAGCATTCATGGCAGATGAGGCAGTGGCTGCTGTCCCTGGCCTCCCTGTGCTCCAGTATACACTCAAACACTATATCCTGTATCTGGACAAGATCCAGGCCTGTGCTAAGAGACTGAATCAAG TTGAAGCTTCATCAGAGTGGACTCCTCACCAGATAGAAATGTGCCTCTGGACCTGGACTTTGGCCCAAAAACTGTGTCCTACAGTCCTGCCCCCCTCTTGTTGGGAAGCCCCCAATGCCAAGGAAAGTGCTGAAGATGTTAGACCGTCCAAGAAACGAAAAGCTAGTATTCACTAA